Sequence from the Clostridium botulinum genome:
CCCCACTAAAAAATAACTCTTTTATTTTATTTTTTAGTTCCTCAATTCCATACCCAGTTTTAGCTGAAATTTTTATTTGATTATCTAAATCAATATCTGCTATTTTTCTATCTAAATCTGTTTTATTTAATAATACTATGTGGTTCTTATCTTTTATAGTATTAATTATTTCCTTATCTTCCTCTTCTAAATCCCTAGAAGAATCTAATATTAAAATAATTAAATCTGCTTCTTCGATTTTTTCTCTAGACCTTTCAACACCTATCTTCTCAACAGTATCTTCTGTCTCTCTTATTCCTGCTGTATCAGTTATTTTTATAGGTATACCATCTATATTTAAATATTCTTCAATTATATCTCTTGTAGTACCTGGAATGTCTGTTACTATAGCTCTCTTTTCTTTTAATAAAACATTAAGTAAAGATGATTTTCCTACATTAGGCTTTCCGATAATAACAACATTAAGACCATCTCTAATTATTTTACCTTCATCTGCACCTTTTAATAGTTCCCTAACTTTTAAAATAGTAGTTTTTATTCCATCTTTAACTCTTAAAACCAAAGTATCATCTATATCTTCATCGTCTTCTGTAAAATCTACTCCGTACTCAATTAATGCTAATGTGTTTAATAAATATTGTCTTATTTCTTTAATTTGCATTGATAAAGCTCCACCACTTTGCATAAGTGCTGACTTCATAGATAAATCTGTTTTAGCTTTTATTATATCAATAACAGCTTCAGCTTGACTTAAGTCAATTCTACCATTTAAAAATGCTCTCTTTGTAAATTCTCCTGGTTCTGCAACTCTTGCACCTGCTTTAATAACCTGATTCATTACACTATTTGTTGATATAACACCACCATGACAGTTAATTTCTATTATATCTTCAGTAGTATAGCTATGAGGTCCCTTCATATAGCTTATAATAACCTCATCAATTACATCTTTACTCTCAAACTCTATAATGTGTCCAT
This genomic interval carries:
- the mnmE gene encoding tRNA uridine-5-carboxymethylaminomethyl(34) synthesis GTPase MnmE: MREFDTICGIATPIGEGGVSIIRISGSKALDIISKIFVGKNNIDLKQMKTYTMRYGHIIEFESKDVIDEVIISYMKGPHSYTTEDIIEINCHGGVISTNSVMNQVIKAGARVAEPGEFTKRAFLNGRIDLSQAEAVIDIIKAKTDLSMKSALMQSGGALSMQIKEIRQYLLNTLALIEYGVDFTEDDEDIDDTLVLRVKDGIKTTILKVRELLKGADEGKIIRDGLNVVIIGKPNVGKSSLLNVLLKEKRAIVTDIPGTTRDIIEEYLNIDGIPIKITDTAGIRETEDTVEKIGVERSREKIEEADLIILILDSSRDLEEEDKEIINTIKDKNHIVLLNKTDLDRKIADIDLDNQIKISAKTGYGIEELKNKIKELFFSGDINSESLIVSNVRHKQALYRSLENCEVALDRVNANEFLDLISIYVTSAMKALGEITGDELEEDVLNKIFSEFCVGK